From a single Mobula birostris isolate sMobBir1 chromosome 13, sMobBir1.hap1, whole genome shotgun sequence genomic region:
- the LOC140207157 gene encoding uncharacterized protein has product MVHQRVHTGERPFTCSDCGKGFTCSSKLKVHQRIHTGERPFTCSNCGKGFTLSSHLLRHQAVHTGERPFTCSICGKTFTQSSTLQRHQRVHTGEKPFTCSDCGKGFSRSSSLLAHQSVHTGKRPFTCSECGKGFTQSSELLEHQSIHSGEWPFTCSNCGKGFTRSSTLMVHQRVHTGERPFTCSVCGKGFHRSSNLHRHQRFHTGKRPFTCTDCGKGFTRSSDLQSHQRVHTGEKPFTCSDCGKKFILSSHLLRHQSVHTAERDFTCSDCGKGFTQSSELLAHQSVHSGEWPLTCSDRGKRFTGSSTLIAHQRVHTGERPFTCLVCGKGFTCSSKLKVHQRVHTGERPFTCSICGKGFTLSSHLLRHQSVHTGERPFTCSACAKTFSQSSTLQRHQRVHTGEKPFTCSDCGKGFSRSSSLLAHQSVHTGKRPFTCSDCGKGFTQSSDLQSHQRVHTGEMLFTCSDCGKRFTLSPQLPRHQSVHSGEYLFTCSDCGKGFTQASHLLRHQSVHTAKKNFTCSECGKRFSHSSTLQRHQRVHTGERPFTCSECGKGFTQSSELLAHQQVHTGERPFTCSDCGKGFTCSSKLKVHQRVHTGERPFTCSNCGKGFTLSSHLLRHQSVHTGERPFTCSACGKTFTQSSTLQRHQRVHTGEKPFTCSDCGKGFSRSSSLLAHQSVHTGERPFTCSDCGKGFTQSSELLAHQSVHSGEWPFTCSNCGKGFTRSSTLMVHQRVHTGERPFTCSVCGKGFHRSSNLHRHQRFHTGERPFTCTDCGKGFTRSSDLQSHQRVHTGEKPFTCSDCGKRFTVISPTETPVSSHWGEGFHLLRMWEEIPSLFHPPETTVSSH; this is encoded by the coding sequence atggttcaccagcgagttcacaccggggagcggccgttcacctgctcagactgtgggaagggattcacttgctcatctaagctgaaggtacatcagcgaattcacactggagagaggccattcacctgctcgaactgtgggaagggattcactttgtcatctcacctgctgagacaccaggcagttcacactggggagaggccattcacctgctcaatctgtgggaagacattcactcagtcatccaccctccagagacatcagcgagttcatactggggagaagccattcacctgctcagactgtggaaagggattcagtcggtcatcctccctattggcacaccagtcagttcacactgggaagaggccgttcacttgctcagaatgtgggaaaggattcactcagtcatccgaacTACTGGAACACCAGTCAAttcacagtggggagtggccgttcacctgctcaaactgtgggaagggattcactcggtcatctaccctcatggtacaccagcgagttcacaccggggagcggccattcacctgctcagtctgtgggaagggattccatcGATCATCCAACCTTCATAGAcaccagcgatttcacactggcaagaggccgttcacttgtacagactgtgggaagggattcactcggtcatccgacctacagagtcaccaacgagttcacactggggagaagccgttcacctgctcagactgtgggaagaaattcattttgtcatctcacctactgagacaccagtcagttcacactgcagagagggatttcacctgctcagactgtgggaagggattcactcagtcatctgaactactggcacaccagtcagttcacagtggcgAGTGGCCATTGACCTGCTCAGAccgtgggaagagattcactgggtCATCCACCCTAatagcacaccagcgagttcacaccggggagaggccgttcacctgcttagtctgtgggaagggattcacttgctcatctaagctgaaggtacatcagcgagttcacactggagagaggccattcacctgctcgatctgtgggaagggattcactttgtcatctcacctactgagacaccagtcagttcacactggggagaggccgttcacctgctcagcttGTGCGAAGACTTTctctcagtcatccaccctacagagacaccagcgagttcacactggggagaagccattcacctgctcagactgtggaaagggattcagtcggtcatcctccctattggcacaccagtcagttcacactggcaagaggccgttcacctgctcagactgtgggaagggattcactcagtcatccgacctacagagccaccaacgagttcacactggggagatgctgttcacctgctcagactgtgggaagagattcactttgtCACCTCAGCTAccgagacaccagtcagttcactctggggagtatctgttcacctgctctgactgtgggaagggattcactcaggcatctcacctgctgagacaccagtcagttcacactgcaaagaAGAATtttacctgctcagaatgtgggaagagattctctcactcttccaccctccagagacatcagcgagttcacactggggagaggccgttcacctgctcagaatgtgggaagggattcactcagtcatccgaatTACtggcacaccagcaagttcacactggggagcggccgttcacctgttcagactgtgggaagggattcacttgctcatctaagctgaaggtacatcagcgagttcacactggggagaggccattcacctgctcgaactgtgggaagggattcactttgtcatctcacctactgagacaccagtcagttcacactggggagaggccattcacctgctcagcctgtgggaagacattcactcaatcatccaccctacagagacaccagcgagttcacactggggagaagccattcacctgctcagactgtggaaagggattcagtcggtcatcatccctattggcacaccagtcagttcacactggggagaggccgttcacctgctcagactgtgggaaaggattcactcagtcatccgaactactggcacaccagtcagttcacagtggggagtggccattcacctgctcaaactgtgggaagggattcactcggtcatctaccctcatggtacaccagcgagttcacaccggggagcggccattcacctgctcagtctgtgggaagggattccatcGGTCATCCAACCTTCATAGAcaccagcgatttcacactggggagaggccgttcacttgtacagactgtgggaagggattcactcggtcatccgacctacagagtcaccaacgagttcacactggggagaagccgttcacctgctcagactgtgggaagagattcactgtcatctcacctactgagacaccagtcagttcacactggggagagggatttcacctgctcagaatgtgggaagagattccctcactcttccaccctccagagacaacagtcagttcacactga